From the genome of Spinacia oleracea cultivar Varoflay chromosome 2, BTI_SOV_V1, whole genome shotgun sequence, one region includes:
- the LOC110789134 gene encoding uncharacterized protein → MDQNWMNFPRGSEGFKAALNIFLDGYFTKDTIGGQTFFPCKKCSRRFCHSRDDIYDHLIVDEFVKGFKEWVVEREASSSTSNDMSGINDQNTYDDINGLLHDTFIEVEEGLNGDQGVPSEPNEEARKFYKLVEEGKQEFYPGCKTFSMLSFIIRLFLFQVLNGLSNTTFGDLLELLREAFPMARLPKSYNESKNIIKDLGLDYKKINDCPNDCILYRKEYEGADVCPKCETSRWNSKNVPAKVLRHFPLKPRVQRLFMCSKTAESIVWHDKERTKDDKIRHPADA, encoded by the coding sequence atGGATCAAAATTGGATGAACTTCCCTAGAGGTTCAGAAGGTTTTAAAGCTGCTTTGAATATTTTTCTTGATGGTTATTTTACAAAGGATACTATTGGAGGACAAACTTTTTTCCCTTGTAAAAAGTGTTCTAGGCGTTTTTGCCATTCTAGAGACGACATTTATGATCATTTGATTGTTGACGAATTCGTAAAGGGATTCAAGGAGTGGGTCGTTGAAAGGGAAGCATCTTCATCTACAAGTAACGATATGTCTGGAATTAATGATCAAAATACATATGATGATATCAATGGTTTATTACATGATACTTTTATTGAGGTGGAAGAAGGTTTAAATGGAGATCAAGGTGTTCCAAGTGAGCCAAATGAGGAGGCTAGAAAGTTTTATAAGCTAGTAGAAGAAGGGAAGCAAGAGTTTTATCCGGGTTGTAAAACTTTCTCAATGTTATCCTTCATAATCCGTTTATTTCTCTTCCAGGTCCTTAATGGCTTAAGCAATACGACCTTTGGGGATCTCTTAGAGTTATTAAGAGAGGCGTTTCCTATGGCTCGACTTCCAAAATCCTATAACGAATCTAAGAATATAATCAAGGATTTGGGTCTTGATTATAAAAAGATAAATGATTGTCCCAACGATTGCATTCTTTACAGGAAGGAGTATGAAGGAGCTGATGTTTGTCCCAAGTGTGAAACATCAAGGTGGAATTCTAAGAACGTCCCTGCAAAGGTTTTGAGGCATTTTCCTTTGAAGCCTAGAGTCCAAAGACTTTTCATGTGTTCTAAAACAGCCGAGTCAATTGTTTGGCATGATAAAGAGCGAACAAAAGATGACAAAATTAGACATCCAGCAGATGCATAA